A single region of the Flavobacteriales bacterium genome encodes:
- a CDS encoding DUF2795 domain-containing protein, whose product MYWTLELASYLDDAPWPASKDELIDYAIRSGAPLEVVENLQELEDDGEAFESIDEVWSEYPTTEDYFFNEDEL is encoded by the coding sequence ATGTATTGGACACTTGAATTAGCTTCGTATTTAGATGATGCCCCATGGCCGGCATCAAAAGACGAATTGATTGACTACGCTATTCGTTCCGGAGCACCTCTTGAAGTAGTTGAAAATTTACAAGAGTTGGAAGACGACGGAGAGGCTTTCGAATCCATTGATGAGGTTTGGAGTGAATATCCAACCACTGAAGATTACTTCTTTAACGAGGACGAGCTTTAA
- a CDS encoding alpha/beta hydrolase gives MEKFSPSLSGKFGIYFFLKPYKAKIRPAELEIKELGKEDHVFINKKTCYYTVWGKGPAIIFAHGWGSKGLHFAQFVKPLVNLGYTVVIPDFPAHVQSLGKQTNVLEFKEMIEFLIEEYVIVRAIVAHSLGGLATVLALAELDVKIPKLVLSNCSIHAEQIMDEFIKQIGAGNRTKEEMMRILAERFNTSFQHFSIADRILDVKNLPELLIIADESDKQVPVSHGYELNQLVNSELFITKGYGHNNGLRSQDVINKVVDFVK, from the coding sequence TTGGAAAAGTTTAGTCCAAGTTTGTCAGGCAAGTTTGGCATCTACTTTTTTTTAAAACCGTATAAGGCAAAAATTAGACCCGCTGAGCTGGAAATAAAAGAATTAGGAAAAGAAGACCATGTCTTCATAAACAAAAAAACCTGTTACTACACGGTTTGGGGCAAGGGGCCGGCCATTATTTTTGCTCATGGTTGGGGAAGCAAAGGGCTACATTTTGCACAGTTCGTCAAGCCATTGGTAAATCTGGGATATACTGTGGTTATTCCTGATTTTCCAGCTCATGTTCAATCATTAGGAAAACAAACGAATGTTTTGGAGTTTAAGGAAATGATTGAATTTTTGATTGAGGAATACGTTATTGTTCGAGCCATAGTAGCACATTCGTTAGGTGGTTTGGCCACCGTGTTAGCTCTTGCCGAACTTGATGTTAAAATTCCGAAATTGGTACTTTCCAATTGCTCCATACATGCCGAACAAATTATGGATGAATTTATTAAACAAATTGGTGCAGGAAATAGAACAAAAGAGGAAATGATGAGGATTTTGGCAGAAAGATTCAATACATCATTTCAGCATTTTTCCATTGCCGATCGAATTTTGGATGTTAAAAATTTGCCGGAGTTGCTCATTATAGCTGATGAGTCGGACAAACAAGTTCCGGTTAGCCATGGATACGAACTAAACCAATTGGTAAATTCGGAATTGTTTATAACAAAGGGATATGGCCATAACAATGGCCTGCGAAGCCAGGATGTAATTAACAAGGTTGTAGATTTTGTAAAATAA
- a CDS encoding alpha/beta hydrolase, protein MEKQFYWRQSVINYQEFGNGVETLICFHGYGQDSTVFNVLQPSLGKRYRMISIDLPYQGKTQWNETEKLSPELLGNLMQSFLLEIGSSARLSLLGYSIGGNYALGFAVAFPQKINAVWLIAADGLKPKPAFNFITKTNIGRWLFKSFVLFPGWMLATVKFAGKIGMIKTKAMKFYLSTIDTKAKREKLFLRWSSTARIAPGSKKSLDSLLRNKIRTIMIYGKNDSVISYRYAQKFHQVLPNSVLCLINKGHKLLDAETDKLIARILMENYRK, encoded by the coding sequence GTGGAAAAGCAGTTTTATTGGAGACAATCGGTGATAAACTATCAAGAATTTGGTAACGGGGTCGAAACATTGATTTGTTTTCATGGGTATGGGCAAGATTCGACTGTTTTTAATGTGTTGCAACCCTCATTGGGTAAAAGATATAGAATGATTTCGATTGATTTGCCTTATCAAGGAAAAACCCAATGGAATGAAACCGAAAAACTGTCACCCGAACTTTTAGGAAATTTGATGCAAAGTTTTTTGTTAGAGATTGGTTCAAGTGCACGTTTGAGTTTATTGGGCTACAGCATTGGTGGTAATTATGCTTTAGGTTTTGCCGTGGCTTTTCCACAAAAAATAAACGCAGTATGGCTAATAGCGGCAGACGGACTAAAACCAAAACCGGCCTTTAATTTTATAACCAAAACCAACATTGGAAGATGGCTTTTTAAATCGTTTGTTTTATTTCCCGGGTGGATGTTGGCCACCGTTAAGTTTGCCGGAAAAATTGGAATGATAAAAACAAAGGCCATGAAATTTTATTTGTCAACCATCGACACAAAAGCGAAAAGAGAAAAATTGTTTTTGAGATGGTCAAGCACTGCCCGAATAGCCCCAGGTAGCAAGAAATCGCTGGACTCACTGCTCAGAAACAAAATCAGAACAATTATGATTTATGGGAAAAATGATAGCGTGATTTCTTATAGATATGCTCAAAAATTTCATCAAGTTTTGCCCAACTCGGTTTTATGTTTAATTAATAAGGGTCATAAACTTTTAGATGCGGAAACGGATAAACTAATAGCCAGAATTTTGATGGAGAACTATCGGAAATAG
- the carB gene encoding carbamoyl-phosphate synthase large subunit has product MPKDTSIKSVLIIGSGPIIIGQACEFDYSGSQAARSLQEEGISVTLINSNPATIMTDPVMADNIYLLPLTPESIISILKKHKIDAVLPTMGGQTALNLAKEVDELGIWEEYGVRIIGVDINAIEKTENREEFRKLMVEIGVGVAPSKIANSFLEGKEAAQQLGFPLVIRPSYTLGGYGGGFVHKKEDFDIALKRGLEASPTHEVLVERAVLGWKEYELELLRDKKDDIAVICTIENIDPMGIHTGDSITIAPAMTLSDTCFQAMRDQAFLMMRSMGTFAGGCNVQFSVSPDNEDIIAIEINPRVSRSSALASKATGYPIAKIAAKLAIGYYLDELKNPVTKTTSAFFEPAIDYTIIKIPRWNFAKFPGADTTLGLQMKSVGEVMSIGRSFQEALQKACQSLEIKRMGLGCDGYEERNLEKLVHSLKNPSWDRIFHIRDAIALGVPITSIQEATKIDRWFLEQIYDLVKTEREIKKYTLQNIEPSVLRTAKEKGFSDYQIAHAVGDCTEDDVYKKRKSLGIGRVYKMVDTCSAEFESPTNYFYSTFDGENESEISDKKKVVVLGAGPNRIGQGIEFDYCCVHGLLASKEENYEAIMINCNPETVSTDFDMANKLYFEPVFWEHLLEIIELEKPEGVIVQLGGQTALKLAERLHAHGIKIIGTSFPNMDLAEDRGSFSDLLKELNIPYPNYGVAENAYEAIEIANKVGYPVLVRPSYVLGGQGMKIVINDDDLQKAVIELQGDLPGNRILIDHFLDRAEEAESDSISDGDDVHILGIMEHIEPAGIHSGDSSAVLPPFGFSETVMQQIEEYTHKLAKALNIRGLLNIQFAVKEEKVFVIEANPRASRTVPFICKAYDVPYVNIATKIMLGTHKLKDFQIVQKPKGYAIKQPVFSFNKFPNVNKELGPEMKSTGEAILFVDSLKDPYFRELYKEKSMYLSK; this is encoded by the coding sequence ATGCCCAAAGATACATCAATAAAATCGGTTTTAATTATCGGTAGTGGCCCAATCATCATCGGCCAAGCATGTGAGTTCGATTATTCCGGCAGTCAAGCTGCTCGTTCGTTGCAAGAAGAAGGAATTTCGGTAACGCTTATCAACTCCAATCCAGCAACAATTATGACCGACCCTGTAATGGCCGATAATATTTATTTGTTGCCATTAACACCCGAGTCTATTATTTCAATTCTTAAAAAACACAAGATTGATGCAGTACTGCCCACTATGGGTGGCCAAACCGCATTAAACCTGGCAAAAGAGGTGGATGAATTAGGCATCTGGGAAGAATACGGTGTGCGAATTATTGGTGTGGATATCAATGCCATAGAAAAAACAGAGAACCGAGAAGAGTTTAGAAAACTCATGGTTGAGATTGGTGTGGGTGTTGCCCCATCAAAAATTGCCAATTCCTTTTTGGAGGGTAAGGAAGCAGCCCAACAACTTGGTTTTCCATTGGTTATACGCCCATCATACACTTTGGGTGGTTATGGTGGCGGATTTGTTCATAAGAAAGAAGATTTTGATATAGCCCTAAAACGAGGCCTTGAGGCATCTCCAACACATGAAGTTTTGGTGGAAAGAGCCGTTTTGGGTTGGAAGGAATACGAACTTGAACTTTTACGAGATAAAAAAGATGATATTGCGGTAATCTGCACCATCGAGAACATAGACCCAATGGGCATTCACACAGGAGATTCAATAACTATTGCTCCGGCCATGACATTGAGCGACACCTGTTTTCAGGCCATGCGTGACCAAGCTTTTTTAATGATGCGAAGCATGGGTACTTTTGCCGGAGGGTGTAATGTTCAATTTTCTGTAAGTCCTGATAATGAAGATATTATTGCCATCGAAATTAATCCTCGGGTAAGCCGTTCGTCGGCATTAGCCTCAAAAGCAACCGGATACCCTATTGCCAAAATTGCCGCAAAATTGGCTATTGGTTATTATCTCGACGAACTGAAAAACCCGGTAACAAAAACTACCTCTGCATTCTTTGAACCAGCCATAGACTATACCATTATCAAAATTCCACGATGGAATTTCGCCAAATTTCCAGGAGCCGACACCACGCTTGGCCTTCAAATGAAGTCGGTTGGAGAGGTTATGTCTATTGGCAGAAGTTTTCAAGAAGCCTTGCAAAAGGCTTGTCAAAGTTTGGAAATAAAACGAATGGGGCTTGGCTGTGATGGATATGAAGAGCGAAACCTCGAAAAATTAGTTCATAGCTTAAAAAATCCGAGTTGGGACAGGATTTTTCATATCCGTGATGCCATTGCATTGGGCGTTCCGATTACTTCTATTCAGGAAGCCACCAAAATTGACCGCTGGTTTTTAGAACAAATTTATGATTTGGTAAAAACCGAGCGAGAAATTAAAAAATACACCTTGCAAAACATTGAACCGTCAGTTTTGCGAACAGCTAAGGAAAAAGGTTTTTCAGACTATCAGATTGCACATGCCGTTGGCGATTGCACAGAAGACGATGTGTATAAAAAAAGAAAATCATTGGGCATTGGCCGGGTTTACAAAATGGTGGACACGTGCAGTGCCGAGTTTGAATCGCCAACCAACTATTTTTACTCCACTTTTGATGGAGAAAACGAATCTGAAATAAGCGATAAAAAGAAAGTGGTGGTGTTGGGTGCCGGGCCAAACAGAATTGGTCAAGGCATTGAGTTTGATTATTGCTGCGTTCATGGCCTATTGGCTTCGAAAGAAGAAAATTATGAGGCCATAATGATTAACTGCAATCCGGAAACGGTTTCGACCGATTTTGACATGGCCAACAAACTTTATTTTGAACCAGTTTTTTGGGAACATTTGCTTGAAATAATCGAATTAGAAAAACCAGAAGGGGTAATTGTGCAATTAGGTGGACAAACTGCTCTTAAACTGGCAGAGCGATTGCACGCCCACGGCATAAAAATTATCGGAACCAGTTTTCCGAACATGGATTTGGCCGAAGATCGAGGTTCTTTCTCTGATTTGTTGAAAGAATTAAATATACCTTACCCCAACTATGGTGTGGCAGAAAATGCTTACGAAGCCATTGAAATAGCAAACAAAGTGGGTTATCCGGTATTAGTACGACCCTCGTATGTATTGGGTGGACAAGGCATGAAAATCGTGATAAATGATGATGACCTGCAAAAAGCAGTGATTGAACTACAAGGCGATTTGCCCGGAAACCGTATTTTGATAGACCACTTTTTAGATAGAGCCGAAGAAGCCGAAAGCGATAGCATAAGCGATGGTGATGATGTGCATATTCTTGGCATTATGGAGCACATCGAACCTGCCGGTATTCACTCGGGTGACTCGTCGGCGGTGTTGCCTCCATTTGGTTTTTCGGAAACGGTAATGCAGCAAATTGAAGAATATACCCATAAACTAGCAAAGGCTTTAAACATTCGAGGATTGCTTAATATTCAGTTTGCCGTAAAAGAAGAGAAAGTATTTGTAATTGAAGCAAACCCGCGTGCATCACGCACCGTTCCGTTTATATGCAAGGCTTATGATGTGCCATACGTAAACATTGCTACCAAAATAATGTTGGGTACACACAAACTAAAAGACTTCCAAATTGTTCAAAAACCCAAAGGGTATGCAATAAAGCAACCTGTTTTCTCTTTCAATAAGTTCCCGAACGTAAACAAAGAATTGGGTCCAGAAATGAAATCGACCGGAGAAGCCATTTTGTTTGTTGATAGCCTAAAAGACCCCTATTTTAGGGAGCTTTATAAAGAAAAGTCAATGTATTTAAGCAAATAA
- a CDS encoding NAD(P)/FAD-dependent oxidoreductase, with protein MKKRVIIVGAGFAGINLAKHLDPKLFDVLLLDKLNYHQFQPLLYQVATAQIEPSSVSFPIRFIFRHNKTINLRMAEAKAINANSKILTTDIGDFEYDYLVLAMGGKTNFFGNESIAQNAISLKTTADAVNIRNHILQLFETIANEPNQHNEALYNIVIVGGGPTGVELSGAFAEIKNDILPKDFHHIDFSKLKIILLEGGENTLASMSKKSQIQSYHYLQKLGVDIRTKSIVSEYNGTTLTLKNGETIETKTVIWSAGIMANTIEGIESNQIGRGGRILVDRANRLNGSQNIFVVGDMALMQTEKYPNGHPQLANIANGQAKNLAKNLKNIELNKPTVKYDYNDRGTMATIGKNKSVVDLGSLHFKGFLGWLIWMFLHLMLILSVRNKLIVFINWAWAYITKNTALRIILKNEK; from the coding sequence ATGAAAAAGCGGGTAATCATTGTCGGTGCTGGTTTTGCCGGAATAAATTTGGCCAAACATTTAGACCCAAAACTATTTGATGTATTGCTGCTTGATAAATTAAATTATCACCAATTTCAACCTTTGCTTTACCAAGTGGCAACTGCACAAATTGAGCCATCAAGTGTTTCGTTTCCAATTCGGTTTATTTTTAGACACAATAAAACCATTAACCTACGGATGGCAGAGGCCAAAGCAATTAATGCAAATTCGAAAATTTTAACCACCGATATTGGCGACTTTGAATATGATTATTTGGTGCTTGCTATGGGCGGGAAAACCAATTTTTTTGGTAATGAATCGATTGCCCAAAATGCCATATCGCTCAAAACCACAGCAGATGCCGTAAATATTAGAAACCACATTCTTCAACTTTTTGAAACCATTGCCAATGAACCCAACCAACATAACGAGGCACTATATAACATAGTTATTGTTGGTGGTGGCCCCACAGGAGTGGAACTGTCGGGTGCTTTCGCCGAGATAAAAAATGACATTTTGCCCAAAGACTTTCATCATATTGATTTCTCAAAACTAAAAATTATTTTGTTGGAAGGTGGCGAAAACACACTTGCTTCTATGAGCAAAAAAAGCCAGATTCAATCCTATCACTATCTTCAAAAACTAGGAGTTGATATTAGAACAAAATCAATTGTTTCTGAATATAACGGCACCACACTGACCTTGAAAAACGGAGAAACCATTGAAACGAAAACCGTTATTTGGTCGGCAGGCATTATGGCCAACACCATTGAAGGTATTGAGTCTAACCAAATAGGAAGAGGTGGACGAATATTAGTGGACAGAGCTAACCGTTTGAATGGTAGCCAAAATATTTTTGTGGTGGGCGATATGGCTTTAATGCAAACAGAAAAATACCCAAATGGCCACCCACAACTGGCAAATATTGCCAACGGACAAGCCAAAAATTTGGCCAAAAACCTGAAGAACATTGAACTGAATAAACCCACCGTGAAATATGATTACAATGACCGTGGAACTATGGCCACCATCGGTAAAAACAAATCGGTAGTAGATTTAGGATCGTTGCATTTCAAAGGTTTTTTGGGCTGGCTCATCTGGATGTTTCTTCACCTTATGCTCATTCTTAGCGTTAGAAACAAACTGATTGTTTTTATTAATTGGGCTTGGGCTTATATTACCAAAAACACGGCATTGCGGATTATTCTTAAAAATGAAAAATAA